The proteins below come from a single Tigriopus californicus strain San Diego chromosome 3, Tcal_SD_v2.1, whole genome shotgun sequence genomic window:
- the LOC131878454 gene encoding cysteine-rich DPF motif domain-containing protein 1-like has product MSQTAQTAPQDWTHAGVDFQCGSCGWSESCHYFGRAPVFGPRRYTFAAPTYVLIDPFSPVQRRFPVILGGICGHSAAHPPSDPPFQVCVRCSIFYQERYCLKCAETFLPEFPSEVQVKIRRQLTAQTRPPPP; this is encoded by the coding sequence ATGAGCCAGACGGCCCAGACGGCCCCTCAGGACTGGACGCACGCCGGGGTGGATTTCCAATGCGGTTCATGCGGTTGGAGTGAGTCCTGTCATTACTTCGGGCGTGCACCCGTGTTCGGGCCACGGCGCTACACATTTGCGGCGCCCACTTACGTCCTCATCGACCCGTTTTCGCCCGTTCAGCGACGTTTCCCCGTCATTCTGGGCGGCATCTGCGGCCATTCGGCGGCTCACCCGCCCTCTGACCCGCCCTTTCAGGTCTGCGTCCGCTGTTCCATCTTCTACCAAGAGCGCTATTGTCTGAAATGCGCCGAGACTTTTCTCCCCGAATTTCCCTCTGAGGTTCAAGTGAAAATCCGCCGCCAATTGACGGCCCAGACCCGGCCCCCGCCACCCTAA
- the LOC131878448 gene encoding phosphatidylinositol N-acetylglucosaminyltransferase subunit A-like, producing the protein MRRGQGRHYRIALVSDFFYPNSGGVESHLFQLAQCLMERGHRVIIITHFYGARIGLRFMTHGLKVYYLPIQPFYNKSVLPTIVGSVPVLRRVLVSEQIEIVHGHSAFSTLGHEAIFTGALLDQSTVFTDHSLFGFADVSAVVTNTFLKFSLANVDHCICVSHTGKENTVLRSGVPRKCVSVIPNAVDTQVFQPEYSRDPGRIRDSKKVVIAIGSRLVYRKGIDLIAAIIPRLSEMTFAHGVTVDFLVGGDGPKRILFEEMIEAHDLQSRVTMLGELPHAQIRDELLARADVFLNASLTEAFCMAILEAVSCGLTVVSTKVGGIPEVLPEKFIYFVGPDVLSLETGLVQAIKDVINDRRPTKQACHEFVSRAYNWRDVAERTEIVYDRLMREKPATLARKVRNLWETGRVAGPLMAMLFLFCHYWIMLLDRVYPIKLNKETTKRPYL; encoded by the exons ATGAGGCGGGGCCAGGGGCGGCACTATCGAATCGCCTTAGTGTCCGATTTCTTTTACCCGAATAGTGGCGGCGTGGAGTCgcacttgttccaattggccCAATGCTTGATGGAACGCGGACACcgtgtcatcatcatcacccatTTCTACGGCGCCCGCATCGGATTGCGCTTCATGACCCACGGGCTCAAA GTTTACTATCTGCCCATTCAACCGTTCTACAATAAAAGCGTTCTGCCCACCATCGTGGGCAGCGTGCCCGTTCTCCGGCGAGTGCTCGTGTCCGAACAGATCGAGATCGTGCACGGCCACTCGGCCTTCTCCACCCTTGGTCACGAGGCCATCTTTACGGGCGCGCTCCTCGACCAATCCACCGTGTTCACCGACCACTCACTCTTCGGGTTCGCCGACGTCTCCGCCGTGGTCACCAACACCTTCCTCAAGTTCTCGCTGGCCAACGTGGATCATTGCATATGCGTCTCGCACACGGGCAAAGAAAACACGGTCTTGCGCTCCGGCGTGCCTCGAAAATGCGTCTCCGTCATTCCCAATGCGGTCGATACGCAGGTTTTCCAGCCGGAGTACTCACGGGATCCGGGACGCATCCGGGACTCGAAAAAAGTTGTGATTGCCATTGGGAGTCGACTGGTTTATCGGAAGGGCATTGATTTGATTGCCGCCATTATACCTCGACTCAGTGAGATGACCTTTGCCCACGGGGTCACCGTGGATTTCCTTGTGGGCGGAGATGGGCCCAAACGAATCCTTTTCGAAGAGATGATCGAAGCCCATGACTTACAATCGAGGGTTACCATGCTCGGAGAGTTGCCTCACGCCCAGATTCGGGATGAGCTCTTGGCTCGAGCCGATGTCTTCTTGAACGCATCACTGACCGAGGCCTTTTGCATGGCCATTCTTGAGGCTGTGTCCTGCGGTTTGACCGTGGTCAGTACCAAAGTGGGCGGAATTCCAGAGGTTCTGCCCGAGAAGTTCATTTACTTCGTCGGACCAGATGTGCTCAGTCTGGAAACCGGGCTGGTCCAAGCCATCAAGGATGTGATAAACGACCGACGACCCACGAAACAAGCGTGTCATGAGTTCGTGAGCCGTGCGTACAATTGGCGGGATGTGGCTGAGCGGACCGAGATCGTGTATGACCGGTTGATGAGGGAAAAACCAGCCACTTTGGCCCGAAAAGTACGGAATCTGTGGGAAACGGGCCGAGTGGCTGGTCCATTGATGGCCATGTTGTTCCTGTTTTGTCACTATTGGATCATGCTTTTAGATCGGGTGTATCCAATCAAGTTGAACAAAGAGACAACAAAGAGACCGTACCTGTGA
- the LOC131878452 gene encoding E3 ubiquitin-protein ligase siah2-like gives MQSSVSPTISVESLKEYFECPICLNVPRGSPIFQCGTGHLICAECRPKIKDCPICRAHLSRNSRLLFAERLLEECVPVPCEFADLGCPMELVSNQLKRHEAQCSYRPNLCKNHVRGCSSRLSLDEMNKHLDCCSFRLIDCPMSLCQEKVVARLLPHHLELKHLSRTLTGGFEKKIFTTLLIVCLVSLLLNYILLINLK, from the exons ATGCAATCGAGTGTATCACCGACGATCTCGGTGGAATCCCTCAAAGAGTACTTTGAGTGTCCGATTTGCTTGAATGTGCCCCGCGGTTCGCCCATTTTCCAATGTGGAACGGGACATCTCATTTGTGCGGAATGTCGGCCCAAAATCAAAGATTGTCCCATTTGCCGGGCCCATCTGAGTAGGAACAG TCGATTGTTGTTCGCTGAGAGATTATTGGAAGAATGCGTGCCCGTACCTTGTGAATTCGCTGACCTCGGTTGTCCCATGGAACTTGTTTCCAACCAGTTAAAGCGACACGAAGCTCAGTGTTCGTACAGACCCAACCTCTGTAAGAACCACGTGCGAGGATGCTCGTCCAGATTGTCCTTGGATGAGATGAATAAGCATTTGGATTGCTGCAGTTTTCGACTCATCGATTGTCCGATGTCACTTTGTCAAGAGAAAGTTGTGGCCAGATTACTCCCACATCATTTGGAGCTAAAGCATTTGTCCAGAACTTTGACAGGGGGCTTTGAGAAGAAGATTTTTACGACGTTACTGATCGTTTGTCTGGTCAGCCTTCTTCTGAATTACATCTTGCTCATTAACCTAAAGTGA